Proteins from one Falco cherrug isolate bFalChe1 chromosome 7, bFalChe1.pri, whole genome shotgun sequence genomic window:
- the NRDE2 gene encoding nuclear exosome regulator NRDE2 isoform X1, with product MALFPAFAGAAEPGEPPTGSSEGSRKELDWLSNPSFSTEDALLLHQRTAEAVNLSPEKSPLISRTTSRSELSEESDTDETLKQSSKKRKKKKKKHHHYKRAKKKTKGDSSNSESDLDTKYIKDKTTGSGRNNEKEAAANPDKKTPNLTSSRLLWLDDIQAFTAETFRIDKKPDPANWAYKSLYRGDIARYKRRGESCLGIDAKKQCITWDSSASKRKQLQRRPERYFTKNNVKMLNTDGILVCSKSSSSDPAAFVPVFQMEAEDPSDTTEVNPLGIYDPSTTVWLQGNGSKSTEPVNAQQAVQEPVINMNSILMTKVEEHNKKVRENPRDINAWMEFVSFQDELMRGPSPYASKGEQEVRRKSLKLILEKKLAILERAIESNPSNVDLKLARLKICAEFWEPPALIKEWQKLIFLHPNNPELWKKYLLFCQSQFTTFSVSKINSLYGKCLTTLAAVQDGSMVSHPLLPGTEEAMLAIFIQQCHFLRQAGHSEKAVSLFQALIDFTFFKPDSVKDLPTRGQVEFFEPFWDSGEPRIGEKGARGWKAWMHQQEKGGWIALKPDDDDDDEEIDEDQEIKDKTLPKWHIWLDVEYSREARHWLPWRPDKTKKEMEEDCEDPERQVLFDDLGPSLIQLSNPDLQRQLLYSFLQFLGVPCTSKLFPSNLYIAMDENNIFESVLSDEKPLTSVEFPLSGFNSIGHMDTMLRGRHHIGHYKEGEEFIQNVFHVLFLLFSGKEKSNLSICWLQYEISKVVQCLQAKKKKKLKAQGRKSKKLAKNLLKAPDNRNHLSLWKLYAYLEWLLGNIDDARKVFDTALCTAGTEGLKSPQICSLSLLYAQLEVELLESIEGAVMSRAVHILTKLAESGPYVPYSGQVLAVNVLKARKTYEHALQDYLSKPPVSDQVGDANQLVNLVGCYALFQYLTVGIDAAVLIYAQTSEKLEALGPQKCENTGENFGIRNFSTALEAVTLLHTNLLRFHMKISVYPLNPLREALTEALKRYPSNRSLWRSYIHIQRKSHSASKARRFFDGVTRSTNSLEPWLFAIQAEQMRKKLIENVQRADVGEIHSTIPETGLTNRIVALFEHAVQSENGTHCPLLWRMYLNFLTSLGKKEKSRGLFYKALQNCPWAKVLYMDAVEYFPDHLQETLDLMTEKELRVRVPVEELDLLLEV from the exons AGTTGGACTGGCTTAGTAACCCAAGCTTCTCTACAGAAGATGCACTATTACTGCATCAGCGCACTGCAGAAGCTGTAAACCTCAGTCCTGAAAAATCACCACTAATAAG CAGGACTACTTCAAGGTCAGAGTTGTCAGAGGAAAGTGATACAGATGAGACTCTGAAACAGtcaagtaagaaaagaaaaaagaaaaagaaaaaacatcaccACTATAAgagggcaaaaaagaaaaccaaaggggACTCCAGTAACAGTGAATCAGACCTGGACACCAAGTACATCAAGGACAAAACCACAGGAAGTGGGAGAAATAACgaaaaggaagcagcagcaaa TCCAGATAAGAAAACACCAAATCTTACCAGCAGTCGCTTGCTTTGGCTTGATGATATCCAGGCTTTCACAGCAGAAACCTTCAGAATAGACAAGAAACCAGACCCTGCAAACTGGGCCTACAAATCCCTGTATCGAGGGGACATAGCAAG aTACAAAAGGAGAGGAGAGTCCTGTCTTGGCATAGATGCAAAGAAACAGTGTATAACTTGGGACAGTTCTGCATCAAAAAGGAAGCAGTTACAGAGGCGACCTGAGCGCTACTTCACAAAGAACAATGTGAAGATGCTGAACACAGATGGGATTCTTGTTTGCAGTAAAAGTTCTTCATCTGACCCAGCTGCTTTCGTACCAGTTTTCCAAATGGAAGCTGAGGATCCTTCTGACACAACAGAGGTAAATCCTCTTGGGATTTATGATCCATCAACTACAGTGTGGCTACAAGGGAATGGGAGCAAGAGTACAGAGCCTGTAAATGCGCAGCAAGCAGTTCAAGAGCCTGTGATAAACATGAACTCCATTCTAATGACAAAAGTGGAAGAACATAACAAGAAAGTCAGAGAAAACCCAAGAGATATTAATGCTTGGAtggaatttgtttcttttcag gatGAATTAATGAGAGGACCTAGCCCTTATGCCAGTAAGGGAGAGCAGgaagtaagaagaaaatcacTGAAGTTAATCTTGGAAAAGAAACTGGCTATTTTAGAGAGGGCAATTGAAAGCAATCCAAGTAATGTTGATCTGAAACTTGCTAGGCTGAAGATTTGCGCAGAATTCTGGGAACCACCAGCTTTGATCAAAGAATGGCAGAAGCTAATTTTCTTACATCCCAATAATCCGGAGTTGTGGAAGAAATATCTACTGTTCTGTCAAAGTCAGTTCActaccttttctgtttcaaaaatcaATAGTCTCTATGGAAAGTGTTTGACTACACTGGCAGCTGTACAGGATGGCAGCATGGTATCACACCCTCTACTGCCTGGCACAGAAGAAGCTATGCTGG CTATATTTATTCAGCAGTGCCACTTTCTGAGACAGGCTGGCCACTCCGAGAAAGCAGTGTCTCTGTTTCAGGCTCTGATTGACTTCACCTTCTTTAAACCTGACAGTGTAAAAGATCTGCCAACAAGGGGACAG GTGGAATTCTTTGAACCCTTTTGGGATAGCGGGGAACCACGAATTGGAGAAAAAGGAGCAAGAGGCTGGAAAGCATGGATGCACCAACAAGAAAAGGGTGGCTGGATTGCTCTTAAGCCCG ATGACGATGACGATGATGAAGAGATAGATGAGGATCAAGAAATAAAGGATAAAACTCTCCCAAAGTGGCATATTTGGTTGGATGTGGAGTATTCTCGTGAAGCAAGGCATTGGTTACCTTGGAGgccagacaaaaccaaaaaggaaatggaagaagatTGTGAAGATCCAGAAAGACAG gtattATTTGATGATCTTGGACCATCTTTAATCCAGCTTTCTAATCCAGATCTTCAGCGTCAACTACTCTACTCATTTTTGCAATTCCTGGGAGTTCCATGTACAAGTAAACTCTTCCCTTCCAACCTCTATATTGCCATGGATGAAAATAACATCTTTGAGAGTGTGCTTTCTGATGAAAAGCCACTGACTTCTGTTGAATTTCCACTTTCTGGATTCAACAGTATTGGTCATATGGACACAATGCTACGAGGGAGACATCACATAGGCCACTATAAAGAAGGAGAGGAGTTCATACAGAATGTTTTTCATGTTCTATTCCTGCtattttcaggaaaggaaaaatccaaCCTGTCCATTTGTTGGTTACAGTATGAAATATCTAAG GTAGTTCAGTGTCTCCAAGCgaaaaagaagaagaagctGAAAGCACAAGGGAGGAAGAGCAAAAAGTTGGCCAAGAATCTCCTTAAAGCACCTGACAACCGAAACCACCTTTCTCTCTGGAAATTGTATGCCTACCTGGAATGGCTGCTTGGTAACATTGACGATGCCAGGAAGGTATTTGACACAGCTCTTTgcacagcagggacagaagGATTGAAGAGTCCCCAAATCTGCAGCCTCAGTCTGCTTTATGCTCAGCTGGAAGTTGAACTACTAGAAAGTATAGAAGGAGCTGTTATGTCACGTGCTGTTCATATATTGACCAAATTGGCTGAAAGTGGACCATATGTGCCATATAGTGGACAAGTGTTAGCTGTAAATGTCTTGAAAGCTCGTAAAACATATGAGCATGCACTGCAAGATTATTTAAGTAAACCACCAGTTTCTGATCAGGTTGGTGATGCTAATCAGCTGGTTAACTTGGTTGGTTGTTACGCACTGTTCCAGTATTTGACTGTTGGGATTGATGCTGCAGTATTAATATATGCACAGACTTCGGAAAAACTTGAAGCTCTTGGTccacagaaatgtgaaaatactGGAGAGAATTTTGGCATTCGAAATTTTTCCACTGCTCTTGAAGCTGTCACACTGCTGCATACAAATTTGCTCAGATTCCACATGAAAATTAGTGTTTATCCTTTGAATCCTCTGCGAGAGGCACTAACAGAGGCTCTGAAACGGTATCCTAGCAACCGGTCCCTTTGGAGGTCATATATCCATATCCAAAGGAAGTCTCACAGTGCTAGCAAAGCACGAAGATTTTTTGATGGTGTCACAAGGTCTACTAACTCTTTAGAGCCATGGCTGTTTGCAATCCAAGCagagcaaatgagaaaaaaactcATTGAGAATGTCCAGAG GGCAGATGTTGGTGAAATACATTCTACGATTCCTGAAACTGGGTTAACAAATCGGATTGTAGCTCTATTTGAACACGCAGTTCAGAGTGAAAATGGTACCCATTGTCCACTGCTGTGGAGAATGTATTTGAACTTTCTG acttcactaggaaaaaaggaaaaaagtagagGATTGTTTTATAAAGCACTTCAAAACTGTCCTTGGGCAAAG GTGCTCTACATGGATGCAGTAGAGTACTTCCCTGATCATCTGCAAGAGACGCTTGATCTAATGACTGAAAAAGAATTGAGAGTGCGGGTACCTGTGGAAGAGCTGGATCTACTATTAGAGGTTTAA
- the NRDE2 gene encoding nuclear exosome regulator NRDE2 isoform X2 gives MALFPAFAGAAEPGEPPTGSSEGSRKELDWLSNPSFSTEDALLLHQRTAEAVNLSPEKSPLIRTTSRSELSEESDTDETLKQSSKKRKKKKKKHHHYKRAKKKTKGDSSNSESDLDTKYIKDKTTGSGRNNEKEAAANPDKKTPNLTSSRLLWLDDIQAFTAETFRIDKKPDPANWAYKSLYRGDIARYKRRGESCLGIDAKKQCITWDSSASKRKQLQRRPERYFTKNNVKMLNTDGILVCSKSSSSDPAAFVPVFQMEAEDPSDTTEVNPLGIYDPSTTVWLQGNGSKSTEPVNAQQAVQEPVINMNSILMTKVEEHNKKVRENPRDINAWMEFVSFQDELMRGPSPYASKGEQEVRRKSLKLILEKKLAILERAIESNPSNVDLKLARLKICAEFWEPPALIKEWQKLIFLHPNNPELWKKYLLFCQSQFTTFSVSKINSLYGKCLTTLAAVQDGSMVSHPLLPGTEEAMLAIFIQQCHFLRQAGHSEKAVSLFQALIDFTFFKPDSVKDLPTRGQVEFFEPFWDSGEPRIGEKGARGWKAWMHQQEKGGWIALKPDDDDDDEEIDEDQEIKDKTLPKWHIWLDVEYSREARHWLPWRPDKTKKEMEEDCEDPERQVLFDDLGPSLIQLSNPDLQRQLLYSFLQFLGVPCTSKLFPSNLYIAMDENNIFESVLSDEKPLTSVEFPLSGFNSIGHMDTMLRGRHHIGHYKEGEEFIQNVFHVLFLLFSGKEKSNLSICWLQYEISKVVQCLQAKKKKKLKAQGRKSKKLAKNLLKAPDNRNHLSLWKLYAYLEWLLGNIDDARKVFDTALCTAGTEGLKSPQICSLSLLYAQLEVELLESIEGAVMSRAVHILTKLAESGPYVPYSGQVLAVNVLKARKTYEHALQDYLSKPPVSDQVGDANQLVNLVGCYALFQYLTVGIDAAVLIYAQTSEKLEALGPQKCENTGENFGIRNFSTALEAVTLLHTNLLRFHMKISVYPLNPLREALTEALKRYPSNRSLWRSYIHIQRKSHSASKARRFFDGVTRSTNSLEPWLFAIQAEQMRKKLIENVQRADVGEIHSTIPETGLTNRIVALFEHAVQSENGTHCPLLWRMYLNFLTSLGKKEKSRGLFYKALQNCPWAKVLYMDAVEYFPDHLQETLDLMTEKELRVRVPVEELDLLLEV, from the exons AGTTGGACTGGCTTAGTAACCCAAGCTTCTCTACAGAAGATGCACTATTACTGCATCAGCGCACTGCAGAAGCTGTAAACCTCAGTCCTGAAAAATCACCACTAATAAG GACTACTTCAAGGTCAGAGTTGTCAGAGGAAAGTGATACAGATGAGACTCTGAAACAGtcaagtaagaaaagaaaaaagaaaaagaaaaaacatcaccACTATAAgagggcaaaaaagaaaaccaaaggggACTCCAGTAACAGTGAATCAGACCTGGACACCAAGTACATCAAGGACAAAACCACAGGAAGTGGGAGAAATAACgaaaaggaagcagcagcaaa TCCAGATAAGAAAACACCAAATCTTACCAGCAGTCGCTTGCTTTGGCTTGATGATATCCAGGCTTTCACAGCAGAAACCTTCAGAATAGACAAGAAACCAGACCCTGCAAACTGGGCCTACAAATCCCTGTATCGAGGGGACATAGCAAG aTACAAAAGGAGAGGAGAGTCCTGTCTTGGCATAGATGCAAAGAAACAGTGTATAACTTGGGACAGTTCTGCATCAAAAAGGAAGCAGTTACAGAGGCGACCTGAGCGCTACTTCACAAAGAACAATGTGAAGATGCTGAACACAGATGGGATTCTTGTTTGCAGTAAAAGTTCTTCATCTGACCCAGCTGCTTTCGTACCAGTTTTCCAAATGGAAGCTGAGGATCCTTCTGACACAACAGAGGTAAATCCTCTTGGGATTTATGATCCATCAACTACAGTGTGGCTACAAGGGAATGGGAGCAAGAGTACAGAGCCTGTAAATGCGCAGCAAGCAGTTCAAGAGCCTGTGATAAACATGAACTCCATTCTAATGACAAAAGTGGAAGAACATAACAAGAAAGTCAGAGAAAACCCAAGAGATATTAATGCTTGGAtggaatttgtttcttttcag gatGAATTAATGAGAGGACCTAGCCCTTATGCCAGTAAGGGAGAGCAGgaagtaagaagaaaatcacTGAAGTTAATCTTGGAAAAGAAACTGGCTATTTTAGAGAGGGCAATTGAAAGCAATCCAAGTAATGTTGATCTGAAACTTGCTAGGCTGAAGATTTGCGCAGAATTCTGGGAACCACCAGCTTTGATCAAAGAATGGCAGAAGCTAATTTTCTTACATCCCAATAATCCGGAGTTGTGGAAGAAATATCTACTGTTCTGTCAAAGTCAGTTCActaccttttctgtttcaaaaatcaATAGTCTCTATGGAAAGTGTTTGACTACACTGGCAGCTGTACAGGATGGCAGCATGGTATCACACCCTCTACTGCCTGGCACAGAAGAAGCTATGCTGG CTATATTTATTCAGCAGTGCCACTTTCTGAGACAGGCTGGCCACTCCGAGAAAGCAGTGTCTCTGTTTCAGGCTCTGATTGACTTCACCTTCTTTAAACCTGACAGTGTAAAAGATCTGCCAACAAGGGGACAG GTGGAATTCTTTGAACCCTTTTGGGATAGCGGGGAACCACGAATTGGAGAAAAAGGAGCAAGAGGCTGGAAAGCATGGATGCACCAACAAGAAAAGGGTGGCTGGATTGCTCTTAAGCCCG ATGACGATGACGATGATGAAGAGATAGATGAGGATCAAGAAATAAAGGATAAAACTCTCCCAAAGTGGCATATTTGGTTGGATGTGGAGTATTCTCGTGAAGCAAGGCATTGGTTACCTTGGAGgccagacaaaaccaaaaaggaaatggaagaagatTGTGAAGATCCAGAAAGACAG gtattATTTGATGATCTTGGACCATCTTTAATCCAGCTTTCTAATCCAGATCTTCAGCGTCAACTACTCTACTCATTTTTGCAATTCCTGGGAGTTCCATGTACAAGTAAACTCTTCCCTTCCAACCTCTATATTGCCATGGATGAAAATAACATCTTTGAGAGTGTGCTTTCTGATGAAAAGCCACTGACTTCTGTTGAATTTCCACTTTCTGGATTCAACAGTATTGGTCATATGGACACAATGCTACGAGGGAGACATCACATAGGCCACTATAAAGAAGGAGAGGAGTTCATACAGAATGTTTTTCATGTTCTATTCCTGCtattttcaggaaaggaaaaatccaaCCTGTCCATTTGTTGGTTACAGTATGAAATATCTAAG GTAGTTCAGTGTCTCCAAGCgaaaaagaagaagaagctGAAAGCACAAGGGAGGAAGAGCAAAAAGTTGGCCAAGAATCTCCTTAAAGCACCTGACAACCGAAACCACCTTTCTCTCTGGAAATTGTATGCCTACCTGGAATGGCTGCTTGGTAACATTGACGATGCCAGGAAGGTATTTGACACAGCTCTTTgcacagcagggacagaagGATTGAAGAGTCCCCAAATCTGCAGCCTCAGTCTGCTTTATGCTCAGCTGGAAGTTGAACTACTAGAAAGTATAGAAGGAGCTGTTATGTCACGTGCTGTTCATATATTGACCAAATTGGCTGAAAGTGGACCATATGTGCCATATAGTGGACAAGTGTTAGCTGTAAATGTCTTGAAAGCTCGTAAAACATATGAGCATGCACTGCAAGATTATTTAAGTAAACCACCAGTTTCTGATCAGGTTGGTGATGCTAATCAGCTGGTTAACTTGGTTGGTTGTTACGCACTGTTCCAGTATTTGACTGTTGGGATTGATGCTGCAGTATTAATATATGCACAGACTTCGGAAAAACTTGAAGCTCTTGGTccacagaaatgtgaaaatactGGAGAGAATTTTGGCATTCGAAATTTTTCCACTGCTCTTGAAGCTGTCACACTGCTGCATACAAATTTGCTCAGATTCCACATGAAAATTAGTGTTTATCCTTTGAATCCTCTGCGAGAGGCACTAACAGAGGCTCTGAAACGGTATCCTAGCAACCGGTCCCTTTGGAGGTCATATATCCATATCCAAAGGAAGTCTCACAGTGCTAGCAAAGCACGAAGATTTTTTGATGGTGTCACAAGGTCTACTAACTCTTTAGAGCCATGGCTGTTTGCAATCCAAGCagagcaaatgagaaaaaaactcATTGAGAATGTCCAGAG GGCAGATGTTGGTGAAATACATTCTACGATTCCTGAAACTGGGTTAACAAATCGGATTGTAGCTCTATTTGAACACGCAGTTCAGAGTGAAAATGGTACCCATTGTCCACTGCTGTGGAGAATGTATTTGAACTTTCTG acttcactaggaaaaaaggaaaaaagtagagGATTGTTTTATAAAGCACTTCAAAACTGTCCTTGGGCAAAG GTGCTCTACATGGATGCAGTAGAGTACTTCCCTGATCATCTGCAAGAGACGCTTGATCTAATGACTGAAAAAGAATTGAGAGTGCGGGTACCTGTGGAAGAGCTGGATCTACTATTAGAGGTTTAA
- the PSMC1 gene encoding 26S proteasome regulatory subunit 4 — translation MGQSQSGGHGPGGGKKDDKDKKKKYEPPVPTRVGKKKKKTKGPDAASKLPLVTPHTQCRLKLLKLERIKDYLLMEEEFIRNQEQMKPLEEKQEEERSKVDDLRGTPMSVGTLEEIIDDNHAIVSTSVGSEHYVSILSFVDKDLLEPGCSVLLNHKVHAVIGVLMDDTDPLVTVMKVEKAPQETYADIGGLDNQIQEIKESVELPLTHPEYYEEMGIKPPKGVILYGPPGTGKTLLAKAVANQTSATFLRVVGSELIQKYLGDGPKLVRELFRVAEEHAPSIVFIDEIDAIGTKRYDSNSGGEREIQRTMLELLNQLDGFDSRGDVKVIMATNRIETLDPALIRPGRIDRKIEFPLPDEKTKKRIFQIHTSRMTLADDVTLDELIMAKDDLSGADIKAICTEAGLMALRERRMKVTNEDFKKSKENVLYKKQEGTPEGLYL, via the exons ATG GGTCAAAGCCAAAGTGGTGGGCATGGTCCTGGTGGTGGCAAGAAGGATGACAAG GataagaagaagaaatatgaaCCTCCTGTTCCAACcagagtggggaaaaagaagaagaaaacaaagggtCCAGACGCTGCCAGCAAACTCCCCCTGG TGACTCCTCACACACAGTGCAGACTCAAATTGTTAAAGTTGGAGAGAATTAAAGATTACCTCTTAATGGAGGAAGAATTTATCAGAAATCAAGAGCAGATGAAACCTTTGGAAGAGAAGCAAGAG GAAGAAAGGTCAAAGGTGGATGATCTGAGGGGAACACCCATGTCTGTGGGTACCTTGGAGGAGATCATTGATGACAACCATGCTATCGTGTCCACGTCGGTAGGATCAGAGCACTATGTCAGTATTCTGTCTTTTGTGGACAAGGATCTGCTAGAGCCAGGCTGTTCTGTTTTGCTAAATCATAAG GTTCATGCTGTGATAGGAGTTCTGATGGATGACACAGACCCTTTAGTTACTGTGATGAAAGTAGAGAAAGCTCCTCAAGAAACATACGCTGACATTGGTGGCCTTGACAACCAGATTCAAGAAATCAAG GAATCTGTGGAGCTTCCTCTCACTCATCCGGAATACTATGAAGAGATGGGTATAAAGCCACCCAAAGGAGTCATTCTGTATGGCCCACCTGGCACAG GTAAAACTTTACTAGCCAAAGCAGTGGCAAACCAGACTTCGGCAACCTTCCTGAGAGTGGTTGGTTCGGAACTTATACAGAAGTACTTGGGCGATGGTCCAAAGCTCGTGCGTGAACTGTTCCGTGTGGCTGAAGAGCACGCGCCCTCAATTGTCTTCATTGATGAAATCGATGCCATTGGTACCAAGAG GTATGACTCAAATTCAGGTGGTGAGAGAGAGATCCAGCGTACAATGCTGGAGCTGCTGAACCAGCTGGATGGGTTTGACTCTCGGGGGGATGTTAAAGTTATCATGGCTACAAACAGAATAGAAACGCTGGACCCAGCTTTAATTAGGCCAG GACGTATTGATAGGAAAATAGAGTTCCCTCTACCCGATGAAAAGACCAAGAAACGGATCTTTCAAATTCACACAAGCAGGATGACATTGGCTGATGATGTGACTTTGGATGAGCTGATCATGGCAAAAGATGATCTCAGTGGTGCGGACATTAAG GCCATTTGTACAGAGGCCGGTTTGATGGCTTTGAGGGAACGGCGAATGAAAGTAACAAATGAAGATTTCAAAAAGtctaaagaaaatgttctgtatAAGAAGCAGGAGGGAACCCCTGAGGGACTGTATCTTTAA